The DNA window ACATGCCGCAGGACCTCCGGCCGGTGCCGTTCGAGAACATGGTGTATGTCGGCGACGGTCCGACCGATGTGCCGTGCTTCACGGTGATCACCCGCAATGGTGGCCATGGCATCGCGGTCTACAATCCGGAGGACGAGTCCGGCCGCAGCTTCCGCAAGTGCTTCCAGCTCTGCGCCCATGCCAACCGCGTGAAGCACATCGCACCCGCCGACTACCGGCAGGGCAGCCACCTGTGGCTGCTGTTGAGCGAGATGGTCCGCGAGATCGCCGACCGGATCCTGCGCAACCGCCGCGAGGAGACCGACCGAGGCACCGTGGCCGCTCCGACTTTCTGATCCATGCCCGAAAAGAAGCACTTTCACTTCGTCGGGGTCTGCGGCACGGCCATGGGGTCGGTGGCCGCGGCCATGAAACGCAAGGGATTCACCGTCACCGGTTCGGATGCCAACGTCTATCCGCCGATGTCCGATTTCCTGCGGAACGAAGGCGTCGAGGTGACCGAAGGTTACCGCGCGGAGAACATCCCGGCCGACGCCGACGCGATCGTGATCGGCAACGCGATCAGCCGCGGCAACGAGGAGGCGGAAGCGACGCTCGACCGTCGCCTGCTCTACGTTTCCCTACCCGAGGTGATGAAGGAGCACTTCCTACGCGGGAAGCGGAACTTCGTGGTCAGCGGAACGCACGGCAAGACCACCACCAGCTCGATGCTGGCATGGCTGTTCCTCTCCGCCGGTCGCGATCCCGGATGGATGATCGGCGGCCTGCCGCGCAACCTCGGCTGCGGCGCGAAGTTCACCGACTCCGACTTCAACGTGCTCGAGGGCGACGAATATGACACCGCCTTCTTCGACAAGCGCTCGAAGTTCCTCCACTACCTCCCCGAAGTCGCGGTGGTGAACAACATCGAGTTCGACCACGCCGACATCTACAACAACCTCGACGAGATCAAGCTGACCTTCAGCCGCCTGCTACGGGTGGTGCCGAGGAACGGCAGGGCGGTGGTCAATGGCGATGATCCGAACTGCCTCGACGTCGTCGCGGACGCGCCCTGTCCGGTGACCAAAGTTGGCTTTGGCGAAGACTGCGACCTTCGCATCCAAGACCCGGTGTATGATCGGGAAGGAAGTTCGTTCACGCTTGAAGGCGAGCGCTACACGGTGCGGATGCCGGGCGAGTTCAATGTGCGCAACGCGGCGATGGCCGCGGTGGCGGCGACCCTCGGCGGGTTGACCGCGGAGGAGATCCGGGAAGGGCTCGCATCCTTCGACGGCATCGCCCGCCGTCAGGAAGTCCGCGGCGAGGTCCGCGGGGTGAAGGTGGTCGATGATTTCGCCCATCACCCGACGGCGATCCGGCAAGCGGTCGAGGCGCTGCGCCAGCAGCACCCGGACGGCCGCCTGTGGGTGATCTTCGAGCCACGCTCGAACACGACCAAGCGGAAGGTCTTCCAAGGCGAGCTCGCCGAATGCCTGGCCGGTGCCGATCTCGCGATCATCTCGGCGCTTCCCGATCCCGAGAAGGTGCCGATCGAGGATCGCCTTGATCCCGCGGTGGTGGCCGAGTCGGTTCCCGGAGGACGTGGGCGCTACGTCGCGGAAGTCGACGACATCGTCGAGACGGTCGGCAAAGAAGCCGTGGAAGGCGATGTCGTCGCCGTGTTGAGCAACGGAGGCTTCGGCGGGATCCACCGCAAGCTGCTCGAGCGACTCGCGCTCTGAGCGGTCTTAGGCGCCGGTCAGCCTGTGGTTCAGGTTGATCGATTTGCGCAGCGCGCTCATGACTTCGACCATCGATTGGAAATCGGTGGTGGCGGCGCGGCAGACCGGGTTGGCCTTGGCGTTGCGGCTGACGTGGCGGCCGATCTCGCCGAAGAGCTGCTGCATCTCTTGTTCGATCAAGCCGATCTCGGCCTTGAATGAGGAGATCTTGCGGTTGGCATCGCCGATCATCTGGAACGCCTCGGCGGCTTCGCTGCGGTGCTTTTTCCGCTCGGCATCGATGCGCTCGTCGATGGCGTCGAGCTTCTCGTTGCGCTTGGCGATCTTGGTGGCGATCTCCGTCCGCTCGTGCTTCAACGACTCGAACTGCAAGCGAAGCTCTTCCATCCGGGTCTTGGCGGTACTGACCGTCTGGGTGTCGTCCCGGCTTTCGGCGCGGAGCACCTCCAGCTTCGTCTTGATGCCGTCGTAGAGCCGGCGGATGTCGCGCGCGCGGCGGACGATGTCGTCCCGGTGCCGGGCGAGCTCGTCCATTTCCTCAAGCAGGTCAGCCCGTTGCTCGTCGAGTTCGTCGGTGACGTCCGACTTCGCGCTGAGTAGGGCGGCCCGCTGGTCGTGGGCGCTTTGCAGGACCTCCTCGGCCTCGCTGTGCTTGTCGAGCAGCTCTGACTTCTCGGCGATCAGTCGCCGCAACGTCCAGTACTCGATGCCCAGCTCCTCCACCGTTTCGACCCGCTCCCAGACCCGCTCGCCGAGAATCTGCTCCGCTTCGCGCAGCAGGTGCGTCTCGCTCGCCGCCTCCGCCATACGTCGCTGCCGTCGGCTGATGCCGAAGGCAAGCGCGATGCGGGCGAGGAGATAGCGGGTCGTGGTCATGGGTGGCCTACTTTTTGCGGCCGATGCTTTTCTTCAAATTGGCGAGGACTCCGAAATCTTCAAGCGTTGTGGTGTTACCGGTCACATTTCCGGTTCCGACCAGTTCCTTGAGGAGGCGACGCATGATCTTGCCGGATCGTGTCTTCGGCAAGGCGGGGGCGAAGTGGATGTCGTCCGGCTTGGCGATCGCTCCGATCACGGTTCCGACGTGGTTGCGGAGCTCTCCAAGTAGCTCCGGGGAGCCCTCGATCCCGCCTTTCAGCGTGACGAAAGCGACAACCGCCTGGCCTTTCAGGTCGTCGGGTCGCCCGACCACCGCGGCCTCGGCCACGGCCTTGTGGCCGACCAGCGCGCTTTCGACCTCCGCCGTTCCGAGCCGGTGGCCGGAAACGTTGAGGACGTCGTCGAGGCGGCCGACGATCCAGAAGTTGCCCTGCTTGTCGCGTCGAGCACCGTCGCCGGCGGTGTACATCCCGTCGTAATCGGACCAGTAGGTCTTCTTGAAGCGGGCCTTGTCGCGGTAGATCGTGCGGGTCATCGACGGCCACGGCTGGCGGATCACGAGGCGTCCGCCTTCGTTGGCTTTGCACTCGCGGCCGGTCTCATCGAGGATCGCGGCGTCGACGCCAAAGAATGGCAGGGTGGCCGTGCCCGGCTTGAGCGGGGTGGCGCCCGGTAGCGGGGTGATCATGATCGCGCCGGTCTCGGTCTGCCACCAGGTGTCGACGATCGGGCAACGGCCGCCGCCGATCTTGTTGTGATACCACATCCAAGCTTCCGGGTTGATCGGCTCGCCGACGGAACCGAGCAGGCGCAGCGACGAGAGATCGTATTTCTCCGGGAACTGGTCGCCCGCCTTGATGAATGCGCGAATCGCGGTCGGAGCGGTGTAAAAGATGCTGACGCCGTATTCCTCGACCATCTGCCAGAAGCGGCCGAAGTCGGGGAAGTTCGGTGCGCCCTCGTACATCACCTGCGTCACGCCCATCGCCAGAGGTCCGTAGACGATGTAGGTGTGGCCGGTGATCCAGCCGACGTCCGCGGTGCACCAGTAGACGTCGTCATCGCGCATGTCGAAGACGTACTTGCAGGTCGTGTAGGCGCCGGTGAGGTAGCCGCCGGAGGTGTGGAGGATGCCCTTCGGCTTCCCGGTCGATCCGGAAGTGTAGAGAATGAAGAGCGGGTGCTCGGAGTCGAAGGCCTTGGCCTTGTGCTTGCCGGAAACACCTTCCTCGAGCTCGTGCCACCAGTGGTCGCGGCCCTTCTTCATCGCGACCTTCTGGCCGGTGCGCTTGTAGACGATCACGCTCTCGACCGTCTTGTTCTTCTTGAGCGCCTGATCGACGTTGTCCTTCAGCGGGACCACCTTGCCGCGCCGCCAGCCGCCGTCGGCGGTGATGACGTGCTTGGCGCCGCAGTCATCGAGGCGGTCGAGGATCGATTCCGCCGAGAAGCCGCCGAAGATCACCGAGTGCACCGCACCGAGCCGGGCGCAGGCGAGCATCGCGATCGCGGCCTCCGGGATCATCGGCATGTAGATGATCACGCGGTCCTTCGACTTCACGCCTTGGGCGGTCAGCACGTTGGCGAATTTGCACACCTCGCGGTGGAGCTGCGCGTAGGTGAGCACCCGCTTGTCGCCGGGTTCACCCTCGAAAATGATCGCCGCCTTGTTGCGTCGCGCGCCGGTGGCGTGGCGGTCGAGGCAGCTCTCGCTGACGTTGAGCTTGCCGCCGACGAACCACTTCGCGTCGGGCGCCTTCCACTCGAGCGGCTTCTTCCACTTCGTCTGCCATGCGAGCTCGCTCGCTTCACCCGCCCAGAACTTCCCGGGATTGGCCACCGACTCCTTCCAGATCCGCCGGTACTCGGCCATGCTGGAGATGCGGGCCTGCTTCGAAAATTCCTTGCTGGGTTTGAAAACCCGGTCCTCGACCAGGTGGCTTTCGATGTTGTTGCTCATGGGTTGGAGTCTTCCGAGTCTGGGTTAAAGACGGGCGACGCTAGAGGACGAAAGCACCGGGGCGCGAATCATTTTTTACGCCGTTTCCCGGGATTTCCGGATGGCTTTCGCGAGCCTCGGGCGCGTCCGGGCGGCGGGCCGGGCCGCCCCTGTTTGCGGCCATCGCGAGAGCCGCCGGAGCGCGCGGATCCCGCCGATTTGGCCGGCGGTTTCCGGGCGGCTTTCTTGGCCGCCTTCTTCGCCGGTCGGCGCGCGGGTTTCGAACGCTTGCGGGTCGGGTTCTTGAGAAGGAGTTCGATATCGGCCGGCGCGAGCCAGACCCATTTTCCGGGCGGGATGGCCGGCAGGTCGAGCGAGCCGACGCGGATCCGCAGCAGCCGCTGCACGGTGTAGCCGAGCTGCCGGAACATCACGCGGATCTGCCGCTTGTGGCCGGTGGTGAGCACGACGCGGAAGCGCCGCGGCGAGACGCGTTCGATGTCCTTCGCCTGCATCCTTCCGTCCTCGGTGAAGATGCCGCTGAGGAACAGGTCGAGGTGCTCGTCGGTCACCGGCTGGTTCGAGGTGACGAGGTATTCCTTTTCGAGGTCCTTCGAGGGATGCAGGAGCGACTGCGAAAGCTGGCCGTCGTTGGTCATCACCAGCAGGCCTTCCGATTCGCGATCGAGCCGGCCGACGTGCTGGAGATGCTGTAGCGACCCCGGAAGCAGGGCGTAGATCGTGTCGCGGTTGAGTTCGTCGGACTTCGTGCAGACGAGGCCCTTCGGCTTGTGCATCAGGATCGTGCCGGTGGCCTTCGGCTGGACCCTGCGGCCGTCGACCTTGA is part of the Haloferula helveola genome and encodes:
- the mpl gene encoding UDP-N-acetylmuramate:L-alanyl-gamma-D-glutamyl-meso-diaminopimelate ligase is translated as MPEKKHFHFVGVCGTAMGSVAAAMKRKGFTVTGSDANVYPPMSDFLRNEGVEVTEGYRAENIPADADAIVIGNAISRGNEEAEATLDRRLLYVSLPEVMKEHFLRGKRNFVVSGTHGKTTTSSMLAWLFLSAGRDPGWMIGGLPRNLGCGAKFTDSDFNVLEGDEYDTAFFDKRSKFLHYLPEVAVVNNIEFDHADIYNNLDEIKLTFSRLLRVVPRNGRAVVNGDDPNCLDVVADAPCPVTKVGFGEDCDLRIQDPVYDREGSSFTLEGERYTVRMPGEFNVRNAAMAAVAATLGGLTAEEIREGLASFDGIARRQEVRGEVRGVKVVDDFAHHPTAIRQAVEALRQQHPDGRLWVIFEPRSNTTKRKVFQGELAECLAGADLAIISALPDPEKVPIEDRLDPAVVAESVPGGRGRYVAEVDDIVETVGKEAVEGDVVAVLSNGGFGGIHRKLLERLAL
- the acs gene encoding acetate--CoA ligase; its protein translation is MSNNIESHLVEDRVFKPSKEFSKQARISSMAEYRRIWKESVANPGKFWAGEASELAWQTKWKKPLEWKAPDAKWFVGGKLNVSESCLDRHATGARRNKAAIIFEGEPGDKRVLTYAQLHREVCKFANVLTAQGVKSKDRVIIYMPMIPEAAIAMLACARLGAVHSVIFGGFSAESILDRLDDCGAKHVITADGGWRRGKVVPLKDNVDQALKKNKTVESVIVYKRTGQKVAMKKGRDHWWHELEEGVSGKHKAKAFDSEHPLFILYTSGSTGKPKGILHTSGGYLTGAYTTCKYVFDMRDDDVYWCTADVGWITGHTYIVYGPLAMGVTQVMYEGAPNFPDFGRFWQMVEEYGVSIFYTAPTAIRAFIKAGDQFPEKYDLSSLRLLGSVGEPINPEAWMWYHNKIGGGRCPIVDTWWQTETGAIMITPLPGATPLKPGTATLPFFGVDAAILDETGRECKANEGGRLVIRQPWPSMTRTIYRDKARFKKTYWSDYDGMYTAGDGARRDKQGNFWIVGRLDDVLNVSGHRLGTAEVESALVGHKAVAEAAVVGRPDDLKGQAVVAFVTLKGGIEGSPELLGELRNHVGTVIGAIAKPDDIHFAPALPKTRSGKIMRRLLKELVGTGNVTGNTTTLEDFGVLANLKKSIGRKK
- a CDS encoding pseudouridine synthase codes for the protein MESATRLNKFLASCGVGSRRACDKLVQEGHVEINGKPCLNPAERVEERDFVKVDGRRVQPKATGTILMHKPKGLVCTKSDELNRDTIYALLPGSLQHLQHVGRLDRESEGLLVMTNDGQLSQSLLHPSKDLEKEYLVTSNQPVTDEHLDLFLSGIFTEDGRMQAKDIERVSPRRFRVVLTTGHKRQIRVMFRQLGYTVQRLLRIRVGSLDLPAIPPGKWVWLAPADIELLLKNPTRKRSKPARRPAKKAAKKAARKPPAKSAGSARSGGSRDGRKQGRPGPPPGRARGSRKPSGNPGKRRKK